From the genome of Haloarcula limicola, one region includes:
- a CDS encoding inorganic phosphate transporter, whose translation MVEVLFALGLVVAVFVGFNIGGSSTGVAFGPAVGSETLSKLSAAALMTVFALAGGLLVGPAVVESLGSDLVETAFSPLISIVVLFFIGVALFLSNVVGVPASTSMTAVGAIAGLGLAEQTLNGGLMLEIVSWWLVSPIVAFWVSGVIGRYFYPTLVEWFAVSQSEGSLLVMDYSGAIPRPRLGEHTTQREFVGTAVVVGIGCYMAFSAGASNVANAVAPLVGNGSLEMYPAIALGGAAIGLGAFTIARRTMDTVGNDLTDLPLVAAIVVATVSSTIVTFLSALGIPASFVIIATMSIVGLGWGRATRTTQLSESVREASTAPVESLAADDAPTVGGETSSGPKLRESERGETLREDVPSASDLFEPGTTARVIFLQNVVPSIATVAAYLVFRFLPVT comes from the coding sequence ATGGTAGAGGTCCTCTTCGCGCTCGGACTCGTCGTCGCCGTCTTCGTCGGATTCAACATCGGGGGGTCCTCGACCGGCGTCGCCTTCGGCCCGGCCGTCGGGAGCGAGACCCTCTCGAAGCTCTCGGCGGCGGCGCTGATGACCGTCTTCGCGCTGGCCGGCGGCTTGCTTGTCGGCCCGGCCGTCGTCGAGAGCCTGGGCAGCGACCTCGTCGAAACGGCGTTCTCGCCGCTCATCAGCATCGTGGTCCTCTTCTTCATCGGGGTCGCGCTGTTCCTCTCGAACGTCGTCGGCGTCCCCGCCTCGACGTCGATGACGGCCGTCGGGGCCATCGCCGGGCTGGGCCTGGCCGAACAGACGCTCAACGGCGGCCTGATGCTGGAGATCGTCTCGTGGTGGCTCGTCTCGCCCATCGTCGCCTTCTGGGTCAGCGGCGTCATCGGCCGGTACTTCTACCCGACGCTGGTCGAGTGGTTCGCCGTCTCCCAGAGCGAGGGATCGCTGCTCGTGATGGACTACTCGGGTGCGATCCCGCGCCCCCGACTCGGCGAGCACACGACCCAGCGGGAGTTCGTCGGGACGGCCGTCGTCGTCGGTATCGGCTGTTACATGGCGTTCTCGGCGGGCGCGTCGAACGTCGCCAACGCCGTCGCGCCACTGGTCGGCAACGGCTCGCTGGAGATGTACCCGGCCATCGCGCTCGGGGGCGCGGCCATCGGCCTCGGCGCGTTCACCATCGCCCGGCGGACGATGGATACCGTCGGCAACGACCTCACCGACCTGCCGCTCGTGGCGGCCATCGTCGTCGCCACCGTCTCCTCGACCATCGTCACGTTCCTCTCGGCGCTCGGTATCCCCGCGAGTTTCGTCATCATCGCCACGATGAGTATCGTCGGGCTCGGATGGGGACGGGCGACCCGGACGACCCAACTCTCCGAGTCGGTGCGGGAGGCGTCGACCGCGCCCGTCGAGTCCCTCGCGGCCGACGACGCGCCCACTGTCGGCGGCGAGACGAGTTCCGGGCCCAAACTGCGCGAATCCGAACGAGGCGAGACGCTCCGGGAGGACGTCCCGTCGGCCTCGGACCTCTTCGAACCCGGCACGACGGCCCGCGTCATCTTCCTCCAGAACGTCGTCCCCTCGATCGCGACGGTGGCCGCCTACCTCGTCTTTCGCTTCCTTCCTGTCACGTGA
- the hisA gene encoding 1-(5-phosphoribosyl)-5-[(5-phosphoribosylamino)methylideneamino]imidazole-4-carboxamide isomerase, with translation MFPEFEVVPAVDMQDGQVVQLVGGERGTEKTYGDPVEAAQRWVEAGARTLHLVDLDGAFEGERENADAIDAVLSAVGDDVAVQLGGGIRTAEDAVSLLDRGVDRVILGTAAVENPDIVAEISEEHPESVLVSLDAKEGEVVVSGWTEGTGLDPAEAAARYEELGAGGILFTDVDVEGQLEGVRTDPVRRLVEAVDIPVVASGGVATVEDVLALEDAGAAAVVVGSALYEGRFTLESAMAAVESGESAQ, from the coding sequence ATGTTTCCCGAGTTCGAGGTGGTCCCGGCCGTCGACATGCAGGACGGACAGGTCGTCCAGCTGGTGGGCGGCGAGCGCGGCACCGAGAAGACGTACGGCGACCCCGTCGAGGCCGCACAGCGGTGGGTCGAGGCGGGCGCGCGCACGCTCCACCTCGTCGACCTCGACGGCGCGTTCGAGGGCGAGCGCGAGAACGCCGACGCCATCGACGCCGTGCTCTCGGCCGTCGGCGACGACGTGGCGGTGCAGTTGGGCGGGGGTATCCGCACCGCCGAAGACGCCGTCTCGCTCTTAGACCGGGGCGTCGACCGCGTCATCCTCGGCACCGCCGCCGTCGAGAACCCCGACATCGTCGCCGAGATAAGCGAGGAGCACCCCGAGAGCGTCCTCGTCAGCCTCGACGCCAAAGAGGGAGAGGTCGTCGTCTCGGGGTGGACCGAGGGCACCGGACTGGACCCCGCGGAAGCCGCGGCGCGCTACGAGGAGTTGGGTGCCGGCGGCATCCTCTTCACCGACGTGGACGTCGAGGGGCAGTTGGAAGGGGTCCGGACCGATCCCGTCCGGCGGCTCGTCGAGGCCGTCGACATCCCCGTCGTCGCCAGCGGCGGCGTCGCGACCGTCGAGGACGTGCTGGCGCTCGAAGACGCGGGCGCAGCGGCCGTCGTCGTCGGGAGCGCGCTCTACGAGGGACGATTCACGCTCGAATCGGCGATGGCCGCCGTCGAGTCGGGCGAAAGCGCACAGTAG
- a CDS encoding TrmB family transcriptional regulator has product MATDRLREHLEAFGLSAKEIEAYLAVLRAGEATTSEVSRAADVSQGYVYELAGALTERGLVTIDETASPTVLRARPPEEAMGSFASRLEEVRESVEALYTEPAAETGTVEVVHSRPTVRKRAERYLREAEQEAFLVLPAPEVAHLQDALAAARERGVFVYVLAVAPLTEDALDRDWAACADVVRTWDATPPAFVLVDETTGLIGSHGILSGRHGEEYAVAFAQREIASGLLGNTVANFWPMGEDRYVTDPDPLPTTYDHLRTAATNAALHRAAGRDLLADVTLRDLDDEEVRYERVPVVAVRQNLVGDPNNDFPFENNIVFETPDGRVAAGNAGGGISPFYEGYGATVVTLYGD; this is encoded by the coding sequence ATGGCGACCGACAGGCTGCGCGAGCACCTCGAAGCCTTCGGCCTCTCGGCGAAGGAGATCGAGGCGTATCTGGCCGTCCTCAGGGCGGGCGAGGCCACGACGAGCGAGGTGTCGCGGGCCGCCGACGTCTCGCAGGGGTACGTCTACGAACTGGCGGGCGCGCTGACCGAGCGGGGGCTGGTGACGATCGACGAGACGGCGAGCCCGACTGTCCTGCGGGCGCGCCCGCCCGAGGAGGCGATGGGGTCGTTCGCCTCCCGACTGGAGGAGGTCCGCGAGAGCGTCGAGGCGCTGTACACCGAACCCGCCGCCGAGACGGGGACCGTCGAAGTCGTCCACTCGCGGCCGACGGTCAGGAAGCGCGCCGAGCGCTACCTCCGGGAGGCCGAGCAGGAGGCGTTTCTCGTCCTCCCCGCACCCGAGGTGGCGCATCTGCAAGATGCCCTCGCGGCCGCCCGGGAACGCGGCGTCTTCGTCTACGTGCTGGCGGTCGCGCCGCTCACCGAGGACGCGCTCGACCGCGACTGGGCGGCGTGTGCCGACGTCGTCCGGACGTGGGACGCCACCCCGCCGGCGTTCGTCCTCGTCGACGAGACGACGGGGCTCATCGGCTCGCACGGCATCCTCTCGGGCCGGCACGGCGAGGAGTACGCGGTGGCGTTCGCACAGCGCGAGATCGCCAGCGGACTGCTGGGAAACACCGTCGCCAACTTCTGGCCGATGGGCGAGGACCGCTACGTCACCGACCCCGACCCGCTGCCGACGACCTACGACCATTTGCGGACGGCCGCGACCAACGCGGCGCTCCACCGGGCGGCCGGGCGGGACCTGCTGGCGGACGTGACGCTCCGGGACCTAGACGACGAGGAAGTGCGCTACGAGCGGGTGCCGGTCGTCGCGGTGCGACAGAACCTCGTCGGCGACCCGAACAACGACTTCCCCTTCGAGAACAACATCGTCTTCGAGACGCCCGACGGTCGCGTGGCCGCCGGCAACGCCGGCGGGGGGATCAGCCCGTTTTACGAAGGGTATGGCGCGACTGTAGTCACGCTCTACGGCGATTAA
- a CDS encoding inorganic phosphate transporter translates to MVELLFLVGLAVAVFVGFNIGGSSTGVAFGPAVGSDTISKTTAAGLMTGFALLGGATVGTEVIETMGGRIVPSDQFTLLASVTVLFFVGLALLVSNLFGVPASTSMTAVGAIAGLGVASGTIDWEVMGRIVSWWLVAPIVAFWLSAVVGRYLYPHLAARIVFETDDPGTSRRERVGQFLVVAIGCYMAFSAGASNVANAVAPLVGSGELDLYPGVALAGAAIGLGAFTIARRTLDTVGNDLTELPILAALIVETVSATIISLLSLAGIPASLAVSATMCVVGLGWGRATRTTRLADAAGAAVSGTAAGGSGGTGVSVSALNVDAEENPASSGSGEKNPVAKIGEEDPESVTTAADLFDPSATGRVVMLWILTPTISAVASYLVFQYVL, encoded by the coding sequence ATGGTCGAGTTGTTATTTCTCGTCGGCTTAGCCGTCGCCGTCTTCGTCGGATTCAACATCGGGGGGTCCTCGACCGGCGTCGCCTTCGGCCCGGCCGTCGGGAGCGACACCATCTCGAAGACGACGGCCGCCGGGCTGATGACCGGGTTCGCGCTGCTGGGCGGCGCGACCGTCGGCACGGAGGTCATCGAGACGATGGGCGGCCGCATCGTCCCCAGCGACCAGTTCACGCTCCTAGCGAGCGTCACGGTCCTCTTCTTCGTCGGGCTCGCCCTGCTGGTCTCGAACCTCTTCGGCGTCCCCGCCTCGACGTCGATGACGGCCGTCGGGGCCATCGCCGGGCTGGGCGTCGCCAGCGGCACGATCGACTGGGAGGTGATGGGCCGCATCGTCTCGTGGTGGCTGGTCGCCCCCATCGTCGCCTTCTGGCTGTCGGCGGTCGTCGGCCGGTACCTCTACCCCCATCTGGCGGCCCGCATCGTCTTCGAGACCGACGATCCGGGAACGTCTCGACGGGAGCGAGTCGGGCAGTTCCTCGTGGTCGCGATCGGCTGTTACATGGCGTTCTCGGCGGGCGCGTCGAACGTCGCCAACGCCGTCGCGCCGCTGGTCGGGAGCGGCGAACTCGACCTGTACCCGGGCGTCGCGCTCGCCGGGGCCGCGATCGGCCTCGGCGCGTTCACCATCGCCCGCCGCACCCTCGACACCGTCGGCAACGACCTCACCGAACTCCCGATACTCGCGGCGCTCATCGTCGAGACGGTGAGCGCGACGATCATCAGCCTGCTGTCGCTGGCCGGCATCCCCGCCAGCCTCGCCGTCTCGGCGACGATGTGCGTCGTCGGGCTGGGGTGGGGCCGGGCGACTCGGACCACGCGGTTGGCCGACGCGGCCGGTGCCGCGGTCTCGGGAACGGCCGCCGGCGGGAGCGGCGGTACGGGCGTCTCGGTCAGCGCGCTCAACGTCGACGCCGAAGAGAACCCCGCGTCCTCGGGGTCCGGCGAGAAGAACCCGGTCGCCAAAATCGGCGAAGAGGACCCCGAGTCGGTGACGACCGCCGCGGACCTGTTCGACCCCTCCGCGACCGGCCGCGTCGTGATGCTGTGGATACTGACGCCGACTATCTCGGCGGTGGCGTCGTATCTCGTCTTCCAGTACGTCCTCTGA
- a CDS encoding glycoside hydrolase family 97 catalytic domain-containing protein: MSEDRLTRSSAYSRRQFVGGLASLLAAATFSREVSAATAEPVTSGDDAATQTVTSPDDSIAVTVDVGDGVPTYSVSVDGTTYVTPSELGFDFQNQQAFGASADGDGTALTVSGSERGSEVERWDPIWDQYDSVREEYNYLRVGLEEEAIPGRRATLELRVFDDGLGFRIVFPEVFGDGEGNFVITSENTAFNFADDYTSWWIENRFAQPEGEPGRFEAEYQETPLSEIASDTEEQIPGGAPTREGAHTPLTMEADDVYLSVHEADLTDYATLSIAPDGEGGTDFSAELAPLPDGTRVSAEAPHVTPWRTVQVGSTPGDLVESSLIPLLNDDLNEDALPADGDTDWIEPKKYVGIWWLMIAGSANWQYKTDEEIQSSGNNPASYIHGARTERMKRYLAFASQNSIDSVLAEGWNQGWDTYPGDGTGLEMGVDDSYPDFDLFEITDYGANLDPATEFTIHNETAGNVVNYEEQIRDGIFAGYDGEGIHSIKNGYVSNRGLGFEGDGSFATHNHHSQLAVNHHEFVAREAMANRQLLERHEADKPTGKHRTYPNRAATETVKAQEYDGFGALGSDVDEDHHVTLPFTRMLAGPMSYQPGIFDITFNDSTGGRIQTTRAKQLAMYPTYHAGLQMAADRIEAYVSPEFEVGELLQATSGELDGMITADDWRNAFGGHYVPVDPNSEPSGASVSFTVRDVPEAGEYDLHLRYASDAEENAQRVKDAGGPQATLSVDGDERPINPDFTEYWDQWEVFTTTVSLSEGDNTVAVELNYEDSGGSFEGDVGGFNLNTVAVTETGEPSPIPAEFVGYAPEHENFDTVPEFDFLEAVPAGGWDDTEVVDAAIADYSVTARAKGDEWFLGAMTDEEGRAIDVPLSFLSPGDGAEKGRGNGRGNGKNQCSPGNGRGPGNGNGRGPKGPKYVAEIYTDGIGAGSAADATEVEISEAVVDPSTTLLASMAQSGGTAVRFRRAEGREIRDLPEYERPTQEFDVSIDADPYVQEPFITATGENDSAFIGGTNVELVVDGEVVSNTNVRLPPNSSGVTVEFDYTIDSPGDYDVVVQRADGTVLASSSVTVQPPETVADITDPDDDDYGPGSYTYPTNSAFQPEAFDLRSFTVNQTPSFQQYAFKVENLTDTFNSGRFSPQMFVCWIRDPEKSGGSTTSLDDLGANVEFEEEWHYRLRVDGFNLDLVNANGGAVLDDDGNAVTPRVATDLEDGTVTLGVDSEAFDGADAADLEVVPMVQSEDRGTLRPVDVTNADYVFGGAKEGAVDNAPLVMDLITPEGVDQTDALAYSDSEKATLPFVSLGE, encoded by the coding sequence ATGTCTGAGGATAGACTGACACGCTCCTCGGCGTACAGCAGACGGCAGTTCGTAGGGGGACTGGCCTCGCTACTTGCGGCCGCGACGTTCTCGCGCGAAGTCTCGGCCGCGACGGCGGAGCCGGTGACTTCGGGGGACGACGCGGCGACCCAGACGGTCACGTCGCCGGACGACTCCATCGCGGTCACGGTGGACGTCGGCGACGGCGTCCCGACCTACAGCGTCTCGGTCGACGGGACCACCTACGTGACGCCGTCCGAACTCGGCTTCGACTTCCAGAACCAGCAGGCCTTCGGCGCGAGCGCCGACGGGGACGGGACGGCCCTGACGGTCTCCGGCAGCGAGCGCGGGTCCGAGGTGGAGCGGTGGGACCCCATCTGGGACCAGTACGACAGCGTTCGCGAGGAGTACAACTACCTCCGGGTGGGACTCGAAGAGGAGGCGATTCCGGGTCGGCGGGCGACGCTCGAACTCCGCGTCTTCGACGACGGACTGGGCTTCCGGATCGTCTTCCCCGAGGTATTCGGTGACGGCGAGGGTAACTTCGTCATCACGTCGGAGAACACCGCGTTCAACTTCGCCGACGACTACACAAGTTGGTGGATCGAGAACCGCTTCGCCCAACCGGAGGGCGAACCGGGCCGCTTCGAGGCGGAGTACCAGGAGACGCCGCTCAGCGAGATCGCGTCGGACACCGAAGAGCAGATTCCGGGCGGGGCCCCGACGCGCGAAGGCGCGCACACGCCGCTGACGATGGAGGCCGACGACGTCTACCTGAGCGTCCACGAGGCCGACCTGACCGACTACGCGACGCTCTCCATCGCGCCCGACGGCGAGGGCGGGACCGACTTCTCGGCGGAGCTGGCACCGCTGCCCGACGGGACGAGAGTCTCGGCGGAAGCGCCCCACGTGACGCCGTGGCGGACCGTGCAGGTGGGTTCGACCCCCGGCGACCTCGTCGAATCGTCGCTCATCCCGCTGTTGAACGACGACCTGAACGAGGATGCCCTGCCAGCCGACGGTGACACGGACTGGATCGAGCCCAAGAAGTACGTCGGCATCTGGTGGCTGATGATCGCTGGCAGCGCGAACTGGCAGTACAAGACCGACGAGGAGATACAGAGCAGCGGCAACAACCCGGCGAGCTACATCCACGGGGCCCGCACCGAGCGGATGAAGCGCTACCTCGCGTTCGCCAGCCAGAACAGTATCGATAGCGTCCTCGCCGAGGGATGGAACCAGGGCTGGGACACCTATCCCGGCGACGGCACGGGCCTGGAGATGGGCGTCGACGACTCCTATCCCGACTTCGACCTCTTCGAGATCACCGACTACGGGGCGAACTTAGACCCCGCGACCGAGTTCACGATCCACAACGAGACCGCCGGGAACGTCGTCAACTACGAGGAGCAGATCCGAGACGGCATCTTCGCCGGCTACGACGGCGAAGGCATCCACTCCATCAAGAACGGCTACGTCTCGAACCGCGGCCTCGGCTTCGAGGGCGACGGCTCGTTCGCGACGCACAACCACCACAGCCAGCTGGCGGTCAACCACCACGAGTTCGTCGCCCGCGAGGCGATGGCCAACCGCCAGCTGCTCGAGCGCCACGAGGCCGACAAGCCGACCGGCAAGCACCGAACCTACCCCAACCGCGCGGCGACGGAGACGGTCAAGGCACAGGAGTACGACGGGTTCGGTGCCCTCGGCTCCGACGTGGACGAGGACCACCACGTCACCCTGCCCTTCACCCGGATGCTCGCCGGCCCGATGAGCTACCAGCCCGGGATCTTCGACATCACGTTCAACGACTCGACGGGCGGGCGCATCCAGACGACGCGCGCGAAGCAACTCGCCATGTACCCGACGTACCACGCCGGGCTCCAGATGGCCGCCGACCGCATCGAGGCGTACGTCAGCCCCGAGTTCGAGGTCGGCGAGCTGTTACAGGCCACCTCGGGCGAACTCGACGGAATGATAACGGCCGACGACTGGCGCAACGCCTTCGGCGGCCACTACGTCCCCGTCGACCCCAACAGCGAACCCTCGGGCGCGTCGGTCTCCTTCACCGTCCGTGACGTGCCCGAGGCGGGCGAGTACGACCTCCACCTGCGCTACGCCAGCGACGCCGAGGAGAACGCCCAGCGCGTGAAGGATGCCGGCGGGCCGCAGGCGACGCTCTCGGTCGACGGCGACGAGCGGCCCATCAACCCGGATTTCACCGAGTACTGGGACCAGTGGGAGGTCTTCACGACGACCGTCTCGCTCTCGGAAGGCGACAACACCGTCGCCGTCGAACTGAACTACGAGGACTCCGGCGGCTCCTTCGAGGGCGACGTCGGCGGGTTCAACCTCAACACGGTCGCCGTCACCGAGACCGGCGAGCCCTCGCCAATTCCAGCCGAGTTCGTCGGCTACGCGCCGGAGCACGAGAACTTCGACACCGTGCCGGAGTTCGACTTCCTCGAGGCCGTCCCGGCCGGCGGCTGGGACGACACCGAAGTCGTCGACGCCGCCATCGCCGACTACTCCGTCACCGCTCGGGCGAAAGGCGACGAGTGGTTCCTCGGCGCGATGACCGACGAGGAGGGCCGCGCCATCGACGTGCCGCTCTCCTTCCTCAGCCCCGGCGACGGCGCGGAGAAGGGGCGCGGCAACGGCCGCGGAAACGGAAAGAACCAGTGCAGTCCGGGTAACGGCCGCGGTCCCGGCAACGGAAACGGCCGAGGCCCGAAGGGCCCGAAGTACGTCGCCGAGATCTACACCGACGGCATCGGCGCGGGCAGCGCGGCCGACGCCACCGAGGTCGAGATCTCCGAGGCCGTCGTCGACCCGAGCACGACGCTGCTCGCCTCGATGGCCCAGTCCGGCGGGACCGCGGTCCGGTTCCGCCGCGCCGAGGGCCGCGAGATCCGGGACCTCCCCGAGTACGAGCGCCCGACCCAGGAGTTCGATGTCTCAATCGACGCGGACCCGTACGTGCAGGAACCGTTCATCACCGCCACCGGCGAGAACGACAGCGCCTTCATCGGCGGGACGAACGTCGAGCTCGTCGTCGACGGCGAGGTCGTCTCGAACACGAACGTCCGCCTGCCCCCGAACTCCTCGGGCGTGACCGTCGAGTTCGATTACACGATCGATTCGCCCGGCGACTACGACGTGGTCGTCCAACGGGCAGACGGCACGGTGCTGGCCAGTTCGTCGGTGACGGTGCAGCCGCCGGAGACGGTCGCCGACATCACCGACCCCGACGACGACGACTACGGTCCGGGTTCGTACACCTATCCGACCAACAGCGCGTTCCAGCCGGAGGCGTTCGACCTGCGTTCGTTCACGGTCAACCAGACGCCGAGCTTCCAGCAGTACGCCTTTAAGGTGGAGAACCTCACCGACACTTTCAATAGCGGTCGGTTCTCCCCGCAGATGTTCGTCTGCTGGATCCGCGACCCCGAGAAGAGCGGCGGGTCGACCACCAGCCTCGACGACCTCGGCGCGAACGTCGAGTTCGAGGAGGAGTGGCACTACCGACTCCGCGTCGACGGCTTCAACCTCGATCTCGTCAACGCCAACGGCGGCGCGGTGCTCGACGACGACGGGAACGCAGTCACGCCGCGGGTCGCCACCGACCTCGAGGACGGCACGGTGACGCTCGGCGTCGACAGCGAGGCCTTCGACGGCGCGGACGCCGCCGACCTGGAGGTCGTGCCGATGGTCCAGTCCGAGGACCGCGGGACGCTCCGCCCGGTCGACGTCACTAACGCGGATTACGTCTTCGGCGGCGCGAAGGAAGGGGCAGTCGACAACGCACCGCTCGTCATGGACCTCATCACGCCCGAGGGCGTCGACCAGACCGACGCGCTGGCGTACTCCGACAGCGAAAAGGCGACGCTACCGTTCGTGTCGCTCGGCGAGTAA
- a CDS encoding A24 family peptidase, whose protein sequence is MLGSIPDLLRLFAVPVFGWAAYRDVKTRRVPNRTWVPLAALAVVLLAWDSYAVLTGPTSGQAFLIRVAISLGFVAPLAYGFWLIGGFGGADAKAFMLIAVLFPVYPVYYLPTAALPLEPSTLGVFSLTVLSNTVVAGLFYPLGVAATNLAQGRFSPAMFIGKPVAVEELPEEYGRLLETTAGFTRSGLDLDALRMYLQWRGVTLAELRADSTRYRHPESLPTEPNDPGDGAIVADGGVSAATETRDADAPRPADPWGAERFLDDIEGSAYGTSPEQLRDGLELVVSEREVWISPGIPFLVPMFFGLVVALTYGDVLFSLLAVVGLA, encoded by the coding sequence GTGTTGGGGTCGATACCGGACCTGTTGCGGCTGTTCGCGGTGCCGGTGTTCGGGTGGGCGGCCTACCGCGACGTGAAGACGCGACGGGTGCCGAATCGGACGTGGGTACCGCTGGCGGCGCTGGCCGTCGTCTTGCTCGCCTGGGACAGCTATGCCGTGCTCACCGGGCCGACGAGCGGACAGGCCTTCCTGATTCGGGTCGCGATCAGCCTCGGATTCGTCGCGCCGCTGGCCTACGGTTTCTGGCTCATCGGCGGGTTCGGCGGGGCCGACGCGAAGGCGTTCATGCTGATCGCGGTCCTCTTTCCGGTCTACCCCGTTTACTACCTCCCGACGGCGGCGCTGCCGCTCGAACCCTCGACGCTCGGCGTCTTCTCGCTGACCGTCCTCTCGAACACGGTGGTCGCCGGGCTGTTCTACCCGCTCGGCGTCGCGGCCACGAACCTCGCGCAGGGACGGTTCTCGCCGGCGATGTTCATCGGGAAGCCGGTCGCCGTCGAGGAACTGCCCGAGGAGTACGGCCGACTGCTCGAAACCACCGCGGGGTTCACCCGGAGCGGCTTGGACTTAGACGCCCTCCGGATGTACCTCCAGTGGCGCGGCGTCACGCTCGCCGAGCTCCGGGCGGACTCCACCCGGTACCGCCACCCCGAATCGCTCCCAACTGAGCCGAACGACCCCGGCGACGGCGCGATCGTCGCCGACGGCGGCGTCTCGGCGGCAACGGAGACCCGCGACGCCGACGCGCCGAGACCGGCGGACCCGTGGGGTGCCGAGCGCTTCCTGGACGACATCGAGGGGTCGGCCTACGGTACCTCGCCCGAGCAGTTGCGCGACGGCTTAGAGCTGGTCGTCAGCGAACGGGAGGTGTGGATCTCACCCGGCATCCCCTTCCTCGTCCCGATGTTCTTCGGGCTCGTCGTGGCGCTGACCTACGGCGACGTGCTGTTTTCGCTGCTCGCCGTCGTCGGGCTGGCCTGA
- the fer gene encoding ferredoxin Fer codes for MPTVEYLNYEVVDDNGWDMYEDDVFSEADDLGLDDEDYGTLDVNEGEYILEAAEAQGYDWPFSCRAGACANCAAIVLEGEIDMDMQQILSDEEVEEKNVRLTCIGSADTDEVRIVYNAKHLDYLQNRVI; via the coding sequence ATGCCCACGGTAGAGTACCTTAACTACGAAGTAGTGGACGACAACGGCTGGGACATGTACGAGGACGACGTCTTCAGCGAGGCCGACGACCTCGGTCTCGACGACGAAGACTACGGAACGCTCGACGTCAACGAGGGCGAGTACATCCTCGAAGCGGCGGAGGCACAGGGCTACGACTGGCCCTTCTCGTGCCGCGCCGGTGCCTGTGCGAACTGCGCTGCCATCGTCCTCGAGGGCGAGATCGACATGGACATGCAGCAGATCCTCTCCGACGAGGAGGTCGAGGAGAAGAACGTCCGACTGACCTGCATCGGTAGCGCCGACACCGACGAGGTCAGAATCGTCTACAACGCCAAGCACCTCGACTACCTGCAGAACCGCGTCATATAA